The region TGTAATTACCAGTGCCAATGTGAACATAACGACGGATATCGGGGCCTTCTTGGCGCACTACTAGTACCGTCTTAGTGTGGGTTTTTAGACCCACCAATCCATAAACCACATGGACACCGTACTGTTCTAATTTTCTGGCCCAGTTAATGTTATTTTCTTCGTCAAAGCGGGCCTTTAGTTCCACCAACACCGCCACCTGTTTGCCATTTTCCGCCGCTGCAATGAGAGCGTTAACAATGGGAGAATCCCCCGAAGTGCGGTACAGGGTCATTTTAATGGTCAATACATGGGGATCGTAGGCTGCCTGGGTGATAAATTGTTGCACCGAAGCGCTGAAGGATTGATAGGGATGGTGAACTAAAATGTCCCCCTGGCGAATCAGGCTAAAAATATCTACCCCTTCCTGCTGGACTCGGCCATTTTCATCTCCGTCGACCAATTCATAGACATTTTTCAGACGAGGAGGGATCACGGAAGCCCAGGGTTCATCCTTGAGATGGGGGGCAGGCAGAGAAAGGAAAAAAAACAGATCCTTTAGCCCCAACAAGCCGTCAATGTCATAAACATCGATTTCCTCTAACCCCAAGTCCGTCATCAGGCGATCGCGTATATTTTTGGGAGTCGAAGCATTAATTTCCAGGCGCACGGCGGATTTACCCACCCTACGTTTCCGTAATTCTTCCTCGATCGCCAGGAGTAGATCGTCAGCTTCATCTTCTTCCACTGCAATATCTGCGTTACGGGTCACCCGAAACAAATGACACTCCTGGATGATCATGCCGGGAAAAAGGGATTCTAGATTATGGGCAATGACTTGCTCCAGGGGCACACCAGTCCAGAGCCATGGTTTATCGGGATCGGGCTGACACACATCCTCCGGCAGGGCCACAAAGCGCGGCAGAGTGGGGGGCACTTTCACCCGGGCAAATAATTCCTCATCGTTGTCGGGGTCTCGTACCACTACCCCCAAATTGAGACTGAGGTTAGAAATGTAAGGAAAAGGATGGCTGGGGTCCACCGCCAGGGGAGTTAAAACCGGGAAAATATGATCATCGTAAAAGCGGTGTAGATAATGCCTTTCCTCCTGACTGAGGTCGACATAATCGTTGAGGAAAATGCCTTCCTCCGCTAATTTTTCCTTGAGCACATATTCAAACACCTGATTTTGCTGATAGACCAAGGGCCGCAGACTTTTGCTAATTTCCTTCAACTGTTGGGATGGGGTACGACCATCCGCAGTCAGTTTAGTTACGTTAGCCTCTACCTGTTGCTTGAGCCCCGCCACCCTGACCATAAAAAATTCATCCAGGTTGGAGCAAAAAATCGCTAAAAATTTTAGCCGTTCCAACAGGGGAGTTCGGTCGTCTAAACCTTCATGGAGCACCCGTTGATTAAAGGCTAACCAACTTAATTCCCGATTAAAATAGTAACCAGGATCTTTAAAGTTAACGGTGGGGGCAGAGGGCATAGCTTGGATCATGGGGGCAAGATGCCAATGGCAGGGGGATAGGCGATCAGGTTGATCTTACCCCAGCTTAACCTGGCAAAAATTATGGCCAGTTTAAGGTCGGCAGGAATGCGTCCACAGTTTTTACCAATGTCGGCATAGGCTTAGCAGAGGATGAATTATTGACACTCCCCGCCCCGAGGGGGAGGATTCTTTAGCACTCTTCGTAGTCCGTTCATAATCGTGACTCAACCAGCGAAACTAGTGAAACGAACCAACAGTTCTCTCCACAACCCATCATCTGGGTAAAGGTGTCAATCCTGGACTCCCCCTGGGACGAAATACTTTCTCGAGTATCAAGCCAAACTTGTCCATTACCTAGCCAACGAGATGCTCTCCGTGATAGCAGCCCCCATTCACATACAGTAGGAAAAAACGCTCTAAATTCAAACTCATACATTGAAACTGCTACAGACTAATCTCTCTTTTTTTATTCTCCACACCCTTCTCAGACATCCTCTAAAATCAATTTATGCGATCGCCTCTGTTGGCCCCGTCCGAAAAACGTCAAGCGTTACCCCGGTTTATCCCCCCTTGGTATCTATCATCGGGCTTGGCCATGACTATTTACACTGCCTTTGTGGCCAATCAGCGTTGCTTAAACTCAGCCCAGACCGGGGAACCTGAATATATTGCCCAGGTAATGACCGGCTCCCAGGGCGTGCCCCTACAAACATGGCGATCGCCTATTCCCCCCCTGGGCAAAGGAACGTTAATTGCCACCTATGGCATTACTGGATCTTTGGAAGATCAAGGCTTTTTGCGACAATGGGGACGCTGGGTTTATGAACGAAACTATGGCGTAATTTTGTTTGACTGGCGCGCCCACGGCAAATCGGCGGAACTCTCCCCTACCCTCACCTCCGATGGCTTGTATGAAGGGGAGGATTTTGTCTATTTGGCTGCCCAGGCTAAGGCTTTGGGCTACCCGAGCCCCTTTTGGTTTGGGGGTTATTCCCTGGGGGGTCAGCTTTCCCTCTGGGGGGTGTATAAGAGCCAAACCCTGACAGATTGGGCTAACGATGACGCAATGCTGGCTTGTCTTTCGCCCACGGACATTGGGGGAGCCATAGCCATTTGCCCTAGTCTTGATTCCCAGCGCTCCCTCAATTATTTAACCAGTCATCCGGTGAGACTGTATTTAGAAAAGGCGATCGCCAACAACCTCAAGGAATTGGCCTGGCAGTTACATCGCCACCATCCGGGGGAGTTTGACCCCCAAGCCATTGAACGGGCCCAGAGCATTTGGGGTTTTGACCACAATTTAGTGATTGATCGCCTCGGATTTGCTTCTGTGGAAGATTATTACGAAGCCAGCAGCGCCTTGCCCCTGTTGAGCAAAATTGTTAGACCAACCCTATTGCTCTACGCCGCCGACGATCCCATGTTCCATCCCGCCATAGTGCGGGAATTGGCCAGCTTGCAAAACCAACTTGCCGCCGTGGATGTACAGTTAACCCCCAAGGGCGGCCATGTGGGCTACATTGCCAATGCCCGTTGTCAGAGGGAAAACAATGATCCCGACGAAAATTGGGCCATCCACCGCACCCTAGATTGGTTGGATACTCAAACTTCCCACCTTATTATTGAGGGGGGCTAGGGGGGATTAATCACCATCTCATTAAGGGAAGCTAAGGGGAAATTGAGGGAAATTGATCACCATGCCGTTAGGAAAAGTTAGAGCGGATTAATCAACTTCCCACTCTTTCCAACAAATATTGC is a window of Synechocystis sp. PCC 7338 DNA encoding:
- the ppk1 gene encoding polyphosphate kinase 1 — translated: MIQAMPSAPTVNFKDPGYYFNRELSWLAFNQRVLHEGLDDRTPLLERLKFLAIFCSNLDEFFMVRVAGLKQQVEANVTKLTADGRTPSQQLKEISKSLRPLVYQQNQVFEYVLKEKLAEEGIFLNDYVDLSQEERHYLHRFYDDHIFPVLTPLAVDPSHPFPYISNLSLNLGVVVRDPDNDEELFARVKVPPTLPRFVALPEDVCQPDPDKPWLWTGVPLEQVIAHNLESLFPGMIIQECHLFRVTRNADIAVEEDEADDLLLAIEEELRKRRVGKSAVRLEINASTPKNIRDRLMTDLGLEEIDVYDIDGLLGLKDLFFFLSLPAPHLKDEPWASVIPPRLKNVYELVDGDENGRVQQEGVDIFSLIRQGDILVHHPYQSFSASVQQFITQAAYDPHVLTIKMTLYRTSGDSPIVNALIAAAENGKQVAVLVELKARFDEENNINWARKLEQYGVHVVYGLVGLKTHTKTVLVVRQEGPDIRRYVHIGTGNYNPKTAKLYTDLGLITCRPELGNDLTNLFNFLTGYSRQKDYQKLLVAPVNMRERMVAMIEREADHCLNGGTGRIVAKMNSLVDTQIIRALYAASQAGVQIDLIVRGICCLRPGVENVSDNIRVISVIGRLLEHSRIFYFHNSGEEEIYIGSADWMSRNLTRRVEAVVPVEQPDLKQELQSILGILLADNRQAWELQQDGTYVQRRPASPEQSQSSQAIFTAQAIAESTEDPELR
- a CDS encoding YheT family hydrolase, which codes for MRSPLLAPSEKRQALPRFIPPWYLSSGLAMTIYTAFVANQRCLNSAQTGEPEYIAQVMTGSQGVPLQTWRSPIPPLGKGTLIATYGITGSLEDQGFLRQWGRWVYERNYGVILFDWRAHGKSAELSPTLTSDGLYEGEDFVYLAAQAKALGYPSPFWFGGYSLGGQLSLWGVYKSQTLTDWANDDAMLACLSPTDIGGAIAICPSLDSQRSLNYLTSHPVRLYLEKAIANNLKELAWQLHRHHPGEFDPQAIERAQSIWGFDHNLVIDRLGFASVEDYYEASSALPLLSKIVRPTLLLYAADDPMFHPAIVRELASLQNQLAAVDVQLTPKGGHVGYIANARCQRENNDPDENWAIHRTLDWLDTQTSHLIIEGG